From a single Syngnathus scovelli strain Florida chromosome 2, RoL_Ssco_1.2, whole genome shotgun sequence genomic region:
- the si:dkey-178k16.1 gene encoding band 4.1-like protein 1 isoform X6, producing the protein MTTEKALAEEMKSAMEGDSRRTNQIPEDRDVDESSDKTPSKASKSPQKSNKRPKTVPVKVSLLDGSDYETAVEKFAKGQTLLDMVCGHLNLLERDYFGLTFHDSDNTKHWLDPSKEIKKQIRIGAWVLGFSVKFYPPDPSVLIEDITRYYLCLQLRDDILSGRLPCSFVTHALLGSYTVQAELGDYEPEEHGLDYVADFRFAPNQTRELEERVMELHRNYRGMSPADAEVNFLENAKKLSMYGVDLHHAKDSEGIDIMLGVSANGLLIYRDRLRINRFAWPKILKISYKRSNFYIKIRPGEYEQFESTIGFKLPNHRASKRLWKVCIEHHTFFRLVSPEPPPKGFLVIGSKFRYSGRTQAQTRQASALIDRPAPLFDRSVSKRYLLSRSIDGASTLGNSMDQLSQRSSSERTQFMSREDLDQEGSMDLDHDHYHYAEQDQDHDHDTDRDLELHHGQEHIRGASISTSSKTLELKAEEAASPVDSKPEDLASARPKQEQFLDKPEDVLQKHQASINELKRALRQPNSKMNQREKRACSATPPGGTPERKPETPPTPAIHEEPLNDSLREPWERRLGSVSEDDQDHEILYLKETHLGIERKCSSITVSSTSSLEAEVDFTVLTDLHTGMEEFSRGMTELGERDLSPDGGLRFGIDFLQQQGPSGSSPPLVSAPPMSRGASSSPPAKHVQAEEVRTEPKRPDVQPVVPKKPKRSVPVSCSVDREQSHREASRVTSATPLSREPSDVIGAVRKTDVRTETQPNGSEVTTTIVEFTDQDHGMTGLSEVSYSTRQSISPVHMSSLGRDSTGSPILVTENVTSATTQVTKTVKGGYSETRIEKRIIITGDDDVDQEQALAIAIQEAKQQHPDMQVTMAVVVRETESSAEERHGAES; encoded by the exons ATGACAACAGAGAAGGCTTTGGCGGAGGAAATGAAAAGTGCAATGGAGGGTGACTCCAGGCGAACCAATCAG ATTCCGGAGGATCGAGATGTGGATGAAAGCTCAGACAAGACACCCAGCAAGGCTTCCAAATCCCCCCAGAAGAGCAACAAAAGGCCCAAGACAGTCCCTGTTAAAGTCAGCTTGCTTGACGGCTCAGACTACGAGACCGCCGTTGAG AAATTTGCCAAGGGCCAAACACTGCTGGACATGGTTTGTGGCCATCTGAACCTGTTGGAGAGGGACTACTTCGGTTTGACGTTCCACGACTCCGACAATACCAAG CATTGGTTGGATCCGTCCAAGGAGATTAAAAAGCAAATTCGAA TTGGCGCCTGGGTTTTGGGATTCTCTGTTAAATTCTACCCCCCAGACCCCTCAGTGCTCATTGAAGACATCACCAG GTACTACCTGTGCCTGCAATTGAGGGACGACATCCTGTCCGGCCGTCTGCCCTGTTCTTTTGTAACGCACGCCCTCTTGGGCTCCTACACTGTTCAGGCTGAACTGGGTGACTATGAGCCCGAGGAACACGGGCTGGATTATGTGGCTGACTTTCGCTTTGCCCCTAATCAGACGCGGGAGCTGGAGGAAAGGGTGATGGAGTTGCATCGTAACTATAG AGGAATGAGTCCAGCAGATGCAGAAGTGAATTTTCTAGAAAATGCAAAGAAGCTCTCAATGTATGGGGTAGACTTACATCACGCTAAG GATTCCGAAGGAATCGACATAATGCTTGGCGTGAGCGCTAATGGTCTGCTCATTTACCGAGACCGTCTAAGGATCAACCGCTTTgcctggccaaaaattctcaagATCTCATACAAGAGGAGCAATTTCTACATCAAGATCCGTCCCGGAGAG TATGAACAGTTTGAGAgcaccattggcttcaagttgcCCAACCATCGGGCCTCGAAGCGCCTGTGGAAGGTTTGCATTGAGCACCACACCTTCTTCAG GTTGGTATCTCCAGAGCCACCACCAAAGGGCTTCCTGGTGATTGGCTCCAAGTTCCGCTACAGTGGGCGAACTCAAGCCCAAACCAGACAGGCCAGTGCTCTGATTGACAGGCCTGCTCCTCTCTTTGATCGCTCTGTTAGCAAGAGGTACTTGCTGTCCCGAAGTATTGATGGGG CTTCAACTTTAGGTAATAGTATGGACCAGTTGTCTCAGCGAAGCTCGAGTGAACGAACACAGTTCATGTCTAGAGAAGACCTGGACCAGGAAGGCAGCATGGACCTAGACCATGATCACTACCACTATGCGGAACAAGACCAAGACCATGATCACGACACTGACCGAGACTTAGAGCTGCACCACGGTCAAGAGCACATTCGTGGTGCGAGCATTTCAACGTCCAGCAAAACTTTGGAGCTCAAG GCCGAGGAAGCAGCCTCGCCTGTAGACTCGAAACCAGAG GATCTGGCCTCGGCTCGGCCCAAGCAGGAG CAGTTCTTGGACAAGCCAGAAGATGTTCTACAGAAACACCAGGCCAGCATCAATGAGCTGAAGAGGGCCTTGAGGCAGCCCAATAGCAAGATGAACCAGCGGGAGAAACGAGCTTGCTCTGCTACTCCTCCCGGAGGAACCCCAGAGCGGAAACCA GAGACCCCTCCGACACCTGCCATTCATGAGGAACCTCTCAACGATTCCTTG CGGGAGCCTTGGGAGAGACGTCTGGGGTCAGTGTCCGAGGACGATCAAGACCACGAGATCTTGTACTTGAAGGAAACCCACCTCGGCATCGAGCGCAAATGTTCCAGCATCACAGTCAGCTCCACTTCCAGCTTGGAGGCCGAGGTCGACTTCACCGTTCTCACAGACCTGCACACAGGCATGGAAGAGTTTTCCCGTGGCATGACCGAGCTGGGCGAGCGGGACTTGTCGCCTGACGGGGGCCTGCGCTTCGGGATCGACTTCCTTCAGCAGCAAGGGCCCTCAGGGTCGTCGCCTCCTTTGGTGTCTGCGCCTCCTATGTCCAGAGGAGCGAGCAGCAGTCCTCCGGCTAAGCATGTCCAAGCTGAAGAAGTTCGAACAGAACCCAAACGGCCTGATGTGCAG CCTGTAGTGCCTAAAAAGCCCAAGAGGTCGGTACCGGTGTCATGTTCAGTGGACAGGGAGCAGTCACACAGAGAAGCCAGTCGTGTCACCAGCGCCACGCCTCTGAGTCGGGAACCCAGTGATGTCATCGGCGCTGTTAGGAAGACAGACGTGAGGACAGAAACCCAGCCCAATGGGTCTGAGGTCACAACAACCATTGTGGAGTTCACAGATCAG GATCACGGTATGACTGGCCTGAGCGAGGTCTCTTACTCCACAAGACAGAGCATTTCCCCT GTGCATATGAGCAGTCTTGGAAGAGATTCAACGGGGTCTCCCATCCTTGTCACAGAAAATGTTACATCAGCGACCACACAGGTTACCAAG ACGGTGAAAGGAGGCTACTCAGAGACCAGGATTGAAAAGAGGATCATCATCACAGGAGATGATGATGTGGACCAGGAACAG GCTCTGGCCATTGCAATCCAGGAGGCCAAGCAGCAGCATCCGGACATGCAGGTGACCATGGCGGTAGTTGTCAGGGAAACAGAATCATCCGCTGAGGAACGGCATGGAGCAGAG TCGTGA
- the si:dkey-178k16.1 gene encoding band 4.1-like protein 1 isoform X2 — MTTEKALAEEMKSAMEGDSRRTNQIPEDRDVDESSDKTPSKASKSPQKSNKRPKTVPVKVSLLDGSDYETAVEKFAKGQTLLDMVCGHLNLLERDYFGLTFHDSDNTKHWLDPSKEIKKQIRIGAWVLGFSVKFYPPDPSVLIEDITRYYLCLQLRDDILSGRLPCSFVTHALLGSYTVQAELGDYEPEEHGLDYVADFRFAPNQTRELEERVMELHRNYRGMSPADAEVNFLENAKKLSMYGVDLHHAKDSEGIDIMLGVSANGLLIYRDRLRINRFAWPKILKISYKRSNFYIKIRPGEYEQFESTIGFKLPNHRASKRLWKVCIEHHTFFRLVSPEPPPKGFLVIGSKFRYSGRTQAQTRQASALIDRPAPLFDRSVSKRYLLSRSIDGASTLGNSMDQLSQRSSSERTQFMSREDLDQEGSMDLDHDHYHYAEQDQDHDHDTDRDLELHHGQEHIRGASISTSSKTLELKAEEAASPVDSKPEDLASARPKQEQFLDKPEDVLQKHQASINELKRALRQPNSKMNQREKRACSATPPGGTPERKPATGEVNLIDKQDAFGRALDCDSNVARDTLTVTPWAEENGGMWNSQSGKSLQTDLRTMRQTIRSPQDAPLAANNGHDFLSKRYIHENGFSLPNTKQRNGTPSKDVKLCQHEHNIPQVPSKNFAFSSETLDSDSKGKGAEMSNDTQKIEGLSSEGLLKDFCNSFNCEQHEVTKVVPLKPQRSKRSLNKNTIVCVNPLNQSTWVTVGDTAMTQSEGESAEKRSMEDNVRLATDRVSDSAARNYHSGAGTLHHQQDLREFRDAASPLPKSGEKPEDAQNNAERLLSRLPTAPPRTLPLKKQWSRDRHSNTDCSHIHYRTNQDATKRKQAETPPTPAIHEEPLNDSLREPWERRLGSVSEDDQDHEILYLKETHLGIERKCSSITVSSTSSLEAEVDFTVLTDLHTGMEEFSRGMTELGERDLSPDGGLRFGIDFLQQQGPSGSSPPLVSAPPMSRGASSSPPAKHVQAEEVRTEPKRPDVQPVVPKKPKRSVPVSCSVDREQSHREASRVTSATPLSREPSDVIGAVRKTDVRTETQPNGSEVTTTIVEFTDQDHGMTGLSEVSYSTRQSISPVHMSSLGRDSTGSPILVTENVTSATTQTVKGGYSETRIEKRIIITGDDDVDQEQALAIAIQEAKQQHPDMQVTMAVVVRETESSAEERHGAES; from the exons ATGACAACAGAGAAGGCTTTGGCGGAGGAAATGAAAAGTGCAATGGAGGGTGACTCCAGGCGAACCAATCAG ATTCCGGAGGATCGAGATGTGGATGAAAGCTCAGACAAGACACCCAGCAAGGCTTCCAAATCCCCCCAGAAGAGCAACAAAAGGCCCAAGACAGTCCCTGTTAAAGTCAGCTTGCTTGACGGCTCAGACTACGAGACCGCCGTTGAG AAATTTGCCAAGGGCCAAACACTGCTGGACATGGTTTGTGGCCATCTGAACCTGTTGGAGAGGGACTACTTCGGTTTGACGTTCCACGACTCCGACAATACCAAG CATTGGTTGGATCCGTCCAAGGAGATTAAAAAGCAAATTCGAA TTGGCGCCTGGGTTTTGGGATTCTCTGTTAAATTCTACCCCCCAGACCCCTCAGTGCTCATTGAAGACATCACCAG GTACTACCTGTGCCTGCAATTGAGGGACGACATCCTGTCCGGCCGTCTGCCCTGTTCTTTTGTAACGCACGCCCTCTTGGGCTCCTACACTGTTCAGGCTGAACTGGGTGACTATGAGCCCGAGGAACACGGGCTGGATTATGTGGCTGACTTTCGCTTTGCCCCTAATCAGACGCGGGAGCTGGAGGAAAGGGTGATGGAGTTGCATCGTAACTATAG AGGAATGAGTCCAGCAGATGCAGAAGTGAATTTTCTAGAAAATGCAAAGAAGCTCTCAATGTATGGGGTAGACTTACATCACGCTAAG GATTCCGAAGGAATCGACATAATGCTTGGCGTGAGCGCTAATGGTCTGCTCATTTACCGAGACCGTCTAAGGATCAACCGCTTTgcctggccaaaaattctcaagATCTCATACAAGAGGAGCAATTTCTACATCAAGATCCGTCCCGGAGAG TATGAACAGTTTGAGAgcaccattggcttcaagttgcCCAACCATCGGGCCTCGAAGCGCCTGTGGAAGGTTTGCATTGAGCACCACACCTTCTTCAG GTTGGTATCTCCAGAGCCACCACCAAAGGGCTTCCTGGTGATTGGCTCCAAGTTCCGCTACAGTGGGCGAACTCAAGCCCAAACCAGACAGGCCAGTGCTCTGATTGACAGGCCTGCTCCTCTCTTTGATCGCTCTGTTAGCAAGAGGTACTTGCTGTCCCGAAGTATTGATGGGG CTTCAACTTTAGGTAATAGTATGGACCAGTTGTCTCAGCGAAGCTCGAGTGAACGAACACAGTTCATGTCTAGAGAAGACCTGGACCAGGAAGGCAGCATGGACCTAGACCATGATCACTACCACTATGCGGAACAAGACCAAGACCATGATCACGACACTGACCGAGACTTAGAGCTGCACCACGGTCAAGAGCACATTCGTGGTGCGAGCATTTCAACGTCCAGCAAAACTTTGGAGCTCAAG GCCGAGGAAGCAGCCTCGCCTGTAGACTCGAAACCAGAG GATCTGGCCTCGGCTCGGCCCAAGCAGGAG CAGTTCTTGGACAAGCCAGAAGATGTTCTACAGAAACACCAGGCCAGCATCAATGAGCTGAAGAGGGCCTTGAGGCAGCCCAATAGCAAGATGAACCAGCGGGAGAAACGAGCTTGCTCTGCTACTCCTCCCGGAGGAACCCCAGAGCGGAAACCA GCGACTGGTGAAGTCAATTTGATTGACAAGCAGGATGCTTTTGGACGAGCGCTGGATTGTGACTCTAATGTGGCTAGAGACACGCTGACAGTCACACCTTGGGCTGAGGAAAATGGGGGAATGTGGAACTCTCAAAGTGGCAAATCTCTTCAAACTGACTTAAGAACAATGAGACAGACAATTAGAAGCCCCCAGGATGCTCCTTTGGCTGCTAACAATGGTCATGATTTTCTATCAAAGCGTTACATTCATGAAAATGGATTCAGTTTAccaaatacaaaacaaagaaaTGGAACACCGAGCAAAGATGTTAAGCTTTGCCAACATGAGCATAACATACCTCAAGTGCCATCAAAGAACTTTGCTTTCTCCTCGGAGACTCTGGATTCGGACTCAAAGGGAAAAGGGGCCGAGATGTCAAATGACACACAGAAAATCGAAGGCCTGAGTTCTGAAGGTTTGCTGAAAGATTTCTGTAACAGTTTCAATTGTGAACAGCATGAAGTGACCAAAGTCGTTCCTCTCAAGCCGCAGAGATCCAAAAGATCTTTGAATAAAAACACCATAGTTTGTGTGAATCCTCTTAACCAGTCTACGTGGGTTACTGTCGGGGATACGGCGATGACGCAATCAGAAGGCGAATCCGCGGAAAAAAGAAGTATGGAGGATAATGTTAGACTGGCCACAGATAGAGTCAGTGACTCAGCAGCTAGAAACTACCACAGTGGCGCTGGAACATTGCATCATCAACAAGACTTGAGAGAATTTAGGGATGCAGCAAGTCCGCTGCCAAAAAGTGGCGAAAAACCGGAAGATGCTCAGAATAACGCAGAGAGGCTCCTGTCCAGGTTACCAACTGCTCCCCCACGAACACTCCCTCTGAAAAAACAGTGGTCCAGAGACCGCCACAGCAACACTGACTGCAGCCACATCCACTACAGAACCAACCAAGACGCCACCAAGAGGAAGCAAGCG GAGACCCCTCCGACACCTGCCATTCATGAGGAACCTCTCAACGATTCCTTG CGGGAGCCTTGGGAGAGACGTCTGGGGTCAGTGTCCGAGGACGATCAAGACCACGAGATCTTGTACTTGAAGGAAACCCACCTCGGCATCGAGCGCAAATGTTCCAGCATCACAGTCAGCTCCACTTCCAGCTTGGAGGCCGAGGTCGACTTCACCGTTCTCACAGACCTGCACACAGGCATGGAAGAGTTTTCCCGTGGCATGACCGAGCTGGGCGAGCGGGACTTGTCGCCTGACGGGGGCCTGCGCTTCGGGATCGACTTCCTTCAGCAGCAAGGGCCCTCAGGGTCGTCGCCTCCTTTGGTGTCTGCGCCTCCTATGTCCAGAGGAGCGAGCAGCAGTCCTCCGGCTAAGCATGTCCAAGCTGAAGAAGTTCGAACAGAACCCAAACGGCCTGATGTGCAG CCTGTAGTGCCTAAAAAGCCCAAGAGGTCGGTACCGGTGTCATGTTCAGTGGACAGGGAGCAGTCACACAGAGAAGCCAGTCGTGTCACCAGCGCCACGCCTCTGAGTCGGGAACCCAGTGATGTCATCGGCGCTGTTAGGAAGACAGACGTGAGGACAGAAACCCAGCCCAATGGGTCTGAGGTCACAACAACCATTGTGGAGTTCACAGATCAG GATCACGGTATGACTGGCCTGAGCGAGGTCTCTTACTCCACAAGACAGAGCATTTCCCCT GTGCATATGAGCAGTCTTGGAAGAGATTCAACGGGGTCTCCCATCCTTGTCACAGAAAATGTTACATCAGCGACCACACAG ACGGTGAAAGGAGGCTACTCAGAGACCAGGATTGAAAAGAGGATCATCATCACAGGAGATGATGATGTGGACCAGGAACAG GCTCTGGCCATTGCAATCCAGGAGGCCAAGCAGCAGCATCCGGACATGCAGGTGACCATGGCGGTAGTTGTCAGGGAAACAGAATCATCCGCTGAGGAACGGCATGGAGCAGAG TCGTGA
- the si:dkey-178k16.1 gene encoding band 4.1-like protein 1 isoform X4: MTTEKALAEEMKSAMEGDSRRTNQIPEDRDVDESSDKTPSKASKSPQKSNKRPKTVPVKVSLLDGSDYETAVEKFAKGQTLLDMVCGHLNLLERDYFGLTFHDSDNTKHWLDPSKEIKKQIRIGAWVLGFSVKFYPPDPSVLIEDITRYYLCLQLRDDILSGRLPCSFVTHALLGSYTVQAELGDYEPEEHGLDYVADFRFAPNQTRELEERVMELHRNYRGMSPADAEVNFLENAKKLSMYGVDLHHAKDSEGIDIMLGVSANGLLIYRDRLRINRFAWPKILKISYKRSNFYIKIRPGEYEQFESTIGFKLPNHRASKRLWKVCIEHHTFFRLVSPEPPPKGFLVIGSKFRYSGRTQAQTRQASALIDRPAPLFDRSVSKRYLLSRSIDGASTLGNSMDQLSQRSSSERTQFMSREDLDQEGSMDLDHDHYHYAEQDQDHDHDTDRDLELHHGQEHIRGASISTSSKTLELKDLASARPKQEQFLDKPEDVLQKHQASINELKRALRQPNSKMNQREKRACSATPPGGTPERKPATGEVNLIDKQDAFGRALDCDSNVARDTLTVTPWAEENGGMWNSQSGKSLQTDLRTMRQTIRSPQDAPLAANNGHDFLSKRYIHENGFSLPNTKQRNGTPSKDVKLCQHEHNIPQVPSKNFAFSSETLDSDSKGKGAEMSNDTQKIEGLSSEGLLKDFCNSFNCEQHEVTKVVPLKPQRSKRSLNKNTIVCVNPLNQSTWVTVGDTAMTQSEGESAEKRSMEDNVRLATDRVSDSAARNYHSGAGTLHHQQDLREFRDAASPLPKSGEKPEDAQNNAERLLSRLPTAPPRTLPLKKQWSRDRHSNTDCSHIHYRTNQDATKRKQAETPPTPAIHEEPLNDSLREPWERRLGSVSEDDQDHEILYLKETHLGIERKCSSITVSSTSSLEAEVDFTVLTDLHTGMEEFSRGMTELGERDLSPDGGLRFGIDFLQQQGPSGSSPPLVSAPPMSRGASSSPPAKHVQAEEVRTEPKRPDVQPVVPKKPKRSVPVSCSVDREQSHREASRVTSATPLSREPSDVIGAVRKTDVRTETQPNGSEVTTTIVEFTDQDHGMTGLSEVSYSTRQSISPVHMSSLGRDSTGSPILVTENVTSATTQVTKTVKGGYSETRIEKRIIITGDDDVDQEQALAIAIQEAKQQHPDMQVTMAVVVRETESSAEERHGAES, from the exons ATGACAACAGAGAAGGCTTTGGCGGAGGAAATGAAAAGTGCAATGGAGGGTGACTCCAGGCGAACCAATCAG ATTCCGGAGGATCGAGATGTGGATGAAAGCTCAGACAAGACACCCAGCAAGGCTTCCAAATCCCCCCAGAAGAGCAACAAAAGGCCCAAGACAGTCCCTGTTAAAGTCAGCTTGCTTGACGGCTCAGACTACGAGACCGCCGTTGAG AAATTTGCCAAGGGCCAAACACTGCTGGACATGGTTTGTGGCCATCTGAACCTGTTGGAGAGGGACTACTTCGGTTTGACGTTCCACGACTCCGACAATACCAAG CATTGGTTGGATCCGTCCAAGGAGATTAAAAAGCAAATTCGAA TTGGCGCCTGGGTTTTGGGATTCTCTGTTAAATTCTACCCCCCAGACCCCTCAGTGCTCATTGAAGACATCACCAG GTACTACCTGTGCCTGCAATTGAGGGACGACATCCTGTCCGGCCGTCTGCCCTGTTCTTTTGTAACGCACGCCCTCTTGGGCTCCTACACTGTTCAGGCTGAACTGGGTGACTATGAGCCCGAGGAACACGGGCTGGATTATGTGGCTGACTTTCGCTTTGCCCCTAATCAGACGCGGGAGCTGGAGGAAAGGGTGATGGAGTTGCATCGTAACTATAG AGGAATGAGTCCAGCAGATGCAGAAGTGAATTTTCTAGAAAATGCAAAGAAGCTCTCAATGTATGGGGTAGACTTACATCACGCTAAG GATTCCGAAGGAATCGACATAATGCTTGGCGTGAGCGCTAATGGTCTGCTCATTTACCGAGACCGTCTAAGGATCAACCGCTTTgcctggccaaaaattctcaagATCTCATACAAGAGGAGCAATTTCTACATCAAGATCCGTCCCGGAGAG TATGAACAGTTTGAGAgcaccattggcttcaagttgcCCAACCATCGGGCCTCGAAGCGCCTGTGGAAGGTTTGCATTGAGCACCACACCTTCTTCAG GTTGGTATCTCCAGAGCCACCACCAAAGGGCTTCCTGGTGATTGGCTCCAAGTTCCGCTACAGTGGGCGAACTCAAGCCCAAACCAGACAGGCCAGTGCTCTGATTGACAGGCCTGCTCCTCTCTTTGATCGCTCTGTTAGCAAGAGGTACTTGCTGTCCCGAAGTATTGATGGGG CTTCAACTTTAGGTAATAGTATGGACCAGTTGTCTCAGCGAAGCTCGAGTGAACGAACACAGTTCATGTCTAGAGAAGACCTGGACCAGGAAGGCAGCATGGACCTAGACCATGATCACTACCACTATGCGGAACAAGACCAAGACCATGATCACGACACTGACCGAGACTTAGAGCTGCACCACGGTCAAGAGCACATTCGTGGTGCGAGCATTTCAACGTCCAGCAAAACTTTGGAGCTCAAG GATCTGGCCTCGGCTCGGCCCAAGCAGGAG CAGTTCTTGGACAAGCCAGAAGATGTTCTACAGAAACACCAGGCCAGCATCAATGAGCTGAAGAGGGCCTTGAGGCAGCCCAATAGCAAGATGAACCAGCGGGAGAAACGAGCTTGCTCTGCTACTCCTCCCGGAGGAACCCCAGAGCGGAAACCA GCGACTGGTGAAGTCAATTTGATTGACAAGCAGGATGCTTTTGGACGAGCGCTGGATTGTGACTCTAATGTGGCTAGAGACACGCTGACAGTCACACCTTGGGCTGAGGAAAATGGGGGAATGTGGAACTCTCAAAGTGGCAAATCTCTTCAAACTGACTTAAGAACAATGAGACAGACAATTAGAAGCCCCCAGGATGCTCCTTTGGCTGCTAACAATGGTCATGATTTTCTATCAAAGCGTTACATTCATGAAAATGGATTCAGTTTAccaaatacaaaacaaagaaaTGGAACACCGAGCAAAGATGTTAAGCTTTGCCAACATGAGCATAACATACCTCAAGTGCCATCAAAGAACTTTGCTTTCTCCTCGGAGACTCTGGATTCGGACTCAAAGGGAAAAGGGGCCGAGATGTCAAATGACACACAGAAAATCGAAGGCCTGAGTTCTGAAGGTTTGCTGAAAGATTTCTGTAACAGTTTCAATTGTGAACAGCATGAAGTGACCAAAGTCGTTCCTCTCAAGCCGCAGAGATCCAAAAGATCTTTGAATAAAAACACCATAGTTTGTGTGAATCCTCTTAACCAGTCTACGTGGGTTACTGTCGGGGATACGGCGATGACGCAATCAGAAGGCGAATCCGCGGAAAAAAGAAGTATGGAGGATAATGTTAGACTGGCCACAGATAGAGTCAGTGACTCAGCAGCTAGAAACTACCACAGTGGCGCTGGAACATTGCATCATCAACAAGACTTGAGAGAATTTAGGGATGCAGCAAGTCCGCTGCCAAAAAGTGGCGAAAAACCGGAAGATGCTCAGAATAACGCAGAGAGGCTCCTGTCCAGGTTACCAACTGCTCCCCCACGAACACTCCCTCTGAAAAAACAGTGGTCCAGAGACCGCCACAGCAACACTGACTGCAGCCACATCCACTACAGAACCAACCAAGACGCCACCAAGAGGAAGCAAGCG GAGACCCCTCCGACACCTGCCATTCATGAGGAACCTCTCAACGATTCCTTG CGGGAGCCTTGGGAGAGACGTCTGGGGTCAGTGTCCGAGGACGATCAAGACCACGAGATCTTGTACTTGAAGGAAACCCACCTCGGCATCGAGCGCAAATGTTCCAGCATCACAGTCAGCTCCACTTCCAGCTTGGAGGCCGAGGTCGACTTCACCGTTCTCACAGACCTGCACACAGGCATGGAAGAGTTTTCCCGTGGCATGACCGAGCTGGGCGAGCGGGACTTGTCGCCTGACGGGGGCCTGCGCTTCGGGATCGACTTCCTTCAGCAGCAAGGGCCCTCAGGGTCGTCGCCTCCTTTGGTGTCTGCGCCTCCTATGTCCAGAGGAGCGAGCAGCAGTCCTCCGGCTAAGCATGTCCAAGCTGAAGAAGTTCGAACAGAACCCAAACGGCCTGATGTGCAG CCTGTAGTGCCTAAAAAGCCCAAGAGGTCGGTACCGGTGTCATGTTCAGTGGACAGGGAGCAGTCACACAGAGAAGCCAGTCGTGTCACCAGCGCCACGCCTCTGAGTCGGGAACCCAGTGATGTCATCGGCGCTGTTAGGAAGACAGACGTGAGGACAGAAACCCAGCCCAATGGGTCTGAGGTCACAACAACCATTGTGGAGTTCACAGATCAG GATCACGGTATGACTGGCCTGAGCGAGGTCTCTTACTCCACAAGACAGAGCATTTCCCCT GTGCATATGAGCAGTCTTGGAAGAGATTCAACGGGGTCTCCCATCCTTGTCACAGAAAATGTTACATCAGCGACCACACAGGTTACCAAG ACGGTGAAAGGAGGCTACTCAGAGACCAGGATTGAAAAGAGGATCATCATCACAGGAGATGATGATGTGGACCAGGAACAG GCTCTGGCCATTGCAATCCAGGAGGCCAAGCAGCAGCATCCGGACATGCAGGTGACCATGGCGGTAGTTGTCAGGGAAACAGAATCATCCGCTGAGGAACGGCATGGAGCAGAG TCGTGA